taatcagaaaccttttttcatttattcacccTGGTTCAagagatatcattatttttctgttttaagaaTATAGGTTATAATTAGAAATTGACATGGACTATAGATCACTATGAGCATAGAAATATGTACTGTAAATAGCAGTACCATGGAATTATGTCTCTATTTATGCATAAAGTAATGGAATTGTTATTATgtgtttcccgcggttacacccgcgtccccGGGAACACCTTTCCATACccggataaattatagcctacctaatcaaatctttcctctttataatattagtatagactcatAATTACCGTTattgatagttattattattttagtaatagcaagggaaataaaaaaaaaacaaaacatgaataaactatttattcttcataaaatatttcgtccAAAGATTGAGCTGGAGCACTCACATTGTTGAAGCggccccagcttaaataccacaaTACTGTCATAGTATGAGCACAACACCCTACCGTACGGTTACCCACTAGACAGTTACAATAGTAAGCAATGATACTTTCTAAAGAATTTGCCCGATCTTCATCTCTACTTATCAACAAATAAGAGTAATATGTTTTATGGCTCACATGGCGGGACTTAATTCTAgtcctaattaaataattattttgacccAATATTAAGGGCAAATCCTCTTCCAAGACATCATTGCTTACTTCAACATTATAAGTACCATTacttcttatgtgctccccaTAATAGGATCTAGCCTGTTTTAATTGGTAAGATCCCAATGCAAATCTTCTTAAATCATCTAAAGTTAATCTTGGAAAATGATCTAAATGGGGAGCATTGCTGTCTATGTTTTGGAAAACCGTACGTCTCCTATTGATGTTATCCCTTCGAATAAATTCCCCCAAATAATTACTACTGTTTAATCTCGCCTGAGCAATTTGCACATACTCTGCAGCGTCAGGTCTATCTTCAATTGTTGGGTGGAATTTATTCAAAAGggcacaaacaattttaaaatcatccaTAAGGTGTGTTGATgctctgttaaaatattcttgtcGAAACAGTTTGTAGTCTCTTTTGATGCGACCATTTACAATTTCAACTACCCATCTACACATAGTCACACACCTAGACTTGTTTGCTTGGTCAGTGGTCAATTGAAATTCACCTTCCAATAATGACTCAGgcatgtatgttttataattatagctttGGAGTTCAGGGATCACGTCTCTAAATCCCCTATCCAATATAAAGACATCCCCCTGTCTAAAAAATGAGCGCATTGGACCACTTTCATTACGAAATAGATCACTCATGATTGTCGAGTCATTTTTTGTTGCTTCATATGGTCCAATGCACTCTAAAATATATCCATCACAACATGTGATTAAAAAGGGTTtaaccaaattattatatttgtgtagaCTATATGTCTGTTTCTGATATTTGTAGTTACTACTACTCTGTACATAAACATATGTACCATCACATATGACAATAGCAGGTTTAGAATCTGGAGCCATGCTACTGTCTCCGAATAGACCTTCAGGAATAGTCCTGTTACGTGAGGCCACATTTTGTATATTAGTGTGATTAACTCCCAAATGCattggtacaaaatgttcttttaaacattccctaacaatgttcatttttttttctaatgtagaTCGTGGCAATTGAAAAAGAGTTGCCAGTCTTTGGTTGCTGTCCCCTGTCCTAAGTTTAACAAGAAATGTGCTTAATGCAAGGCTAGGATTTCTAACCTTATTATGTAAAGTAGGAAggctatttaatatttcattaaactgCATCTCTGTAAGTCCCAGCCAATAATGGCGTAAATGTGCATCCATTgct
This window of the Helicoverpa zea isolate HzStark_Cry1AcR chromosome 31, ilHelZeax1.1, whole genome shotgun sequence genome carries:
- the LOC124644931 gene encoding uncharacterized protein LOC124644931, with the protein product MSTPARSRAHRLSYRRCINCSLLLASNLRRYTVEELNEQMTVLLRTWTTPTPVTSDDILCIECYLLLQERILSNITGSHEDISPAYGHLNVCYGCGISVASRRTHRVELDCPQRSMILRWTLAHLVPHLQKVCIPCWLAATRETRRLEVQDSNRPARVMDAALSSLEDPEIPEPPPMPAPTSQPQQALRVQSKINSQKYKRVAAASRHCMFVGCDNDERLLVPMTIKELLLLQYNIYIPLNARICHHHLYSNQWDELTTNLNDFTSFQVDDIFSILERASQRSLDFNNIAAMDAHLRHYWLGLTEMQFNEILNSLPTLHNKVRNPSLALSTFLVKLRTGDSNQRLATLFQLPRSTLEKKMNIVRECLKEHFVPMHLGVNHTNIQNVASRNRTIPEGLFGDSSMAPDSKPAIVICDGTYVYVQSSSNYKYQKQTYSLHKYNNLVKPFLITCCDGYILECIGPYEATKNDSTIMSDLFRNESGPMRSFFRQGDVFILDRGFRDVIPELQSYNYKTYMPESLLEGEFQLTTDQANKSRCVTMCRWVVEIVNGRIKRDYKLFRQEYFNRASTHLMDDFKIVCALLNKFHPTIEDRPDAAEYVQIAQARLNSSNYLGEFIRRDNINRRRTVFQNIDSNAPHLDHFPRLTLDDLRRFALGSYQLKQARSYYGEHIRSNGTYNVEVSNDVLEEDLPLILGQNNYLIRTRIKSRHVSHKTYYSYLLISRDEDRANSLESIIAYYCNCLVGNRTVGCCAHTMTVLWYLSWGRFNNVSAPAQSLDEIFYEE